A region of the Amycolatopsis sp. cg13 genome:
CTCGGCGCGCTGGGCCCGGGCGAGCGCGAGCGGTCCCGCGCCTAGTTCGGCCTGCACCTGTCGTTCGATTTGCCGCACGCTGTACCCGAGCCGCGCGGCGAGCCCCTGCACGCCTTCCCGGTCGACGACCCCGTCGCCGATCAGGCGCATCGCGCGCGCCACGACGTCGGCGCGCTCGTTCCACAGCGGCGAACCGGGCGACGCGTCGGGCCGGCAGCGTTTGCAGGCGCGGAATCCGGCGGCCTGCGCGGCGGCCGCGCTCGGGTAGAAGCGCATGTTCTCGACCTTGGGCGGCGCCACCGGACAGCTCGGCCGGCAGTAGATCCGCGTGGTCAGCACCGCGGTGAAAAACCACCCGTCGAACCGGTCGTCCTTCGACTGCACCGCGCGGATACAGCGTTCAGTGTCCTCGTACACGCCGACCAGTCTGCCCCGCCGCACCCGCGAAACCTCGCGAAAAAACGACATCACCCTGGCGGGGCAACTGGCTCCCGGACCACCGCTCGCGTGTCTACGACGGACAACCGGCACACCAGCCCGGTCAGGCCCCGATGGCCTCGCGTGAAGACCATGAACACCAGATGCGCCAGCAGCCACAGCGACGTCCACCCGGAATCCAAGCCGACCAGAATGAAATAACCGCCCGAACCGATCAGGAACCGGACGATCGTCTGCAGCACCGACGGCGGCCGTCCGTCCGCGCGCACCACAGTCAGCATGACCGCGCGCTGGCCAGGCGTCGCGCCATTGCCGACCAGCGGCACGAGCAACAGCAGAACCGCAGTGGGCACCCACCGGCCGAGGACGTCGTCGATCAGCGTGTTGTTCTGCAGCGTCCCCTTCGTGACGTACTGCACCGCGAGCGCGATCATGCTCAGCACGACGCCCACCAGCGTGACCGAGATCAGATCGAGCACCATGCCCAGCAGCCGCCGCCGGGCGAGGACCGGACGCGGTTCGTCGGCCGGACGCAGCCGTCCGGACCGGCGCAGTACGGGCGCGAGAAGTGCGCCGACCCCCGCGCCGACGGTGTTCGACAGCAGGTCGCCAGTGTCGAACAGCCGGTACGGGCACTCCATCAGGAACCACACACCGGTCAGCTGGGTCGTCTCGATGGCGAGCGACACGAAGAACCCGCTGACGATCGCGAACCCGATGCTCCGCCCGAACAACCGCCGCAGGAACACGCCCCACGGCACGAAGAACGCGACGTTGAACAACACCTGCCGCAGCGCGGGATTATCCAGCAGTCCGGTGTTGAACTGCTTCATGTCTTCGAGGAACTGAAGCGGATTCCACACCGGATGCCGCAACGATTCGTGCGTCGCGCAGTACGCCGCGTCGACGTCGGGCAGCGGCAGCAGGGTGTAGGTGACCAGCGCGAAGCAGTACACCAGGAAGGCTGGCGCGGCGATCGCGCGCAGCAGCCCGAGCTCGCCGCGTTTGCGATAGCTGACCGCCACGTACGGCACTACCAAAACGAACGCCAGCCCGAAACCGGCGAACACGGCGATCAGCGTCGGGCCGCTCCACTGAGTCATCGTTCCTCCACCCGGTGTGAGCGCACAGGCTAGCGGGCGGCAGTAACCTGGGCACGCGGGAAGGAGGAGCAGTGGACGACGACATCGAAGACAACGCCGACACCGGCGTGCTGGATCCCGAAGACACCCTGGAGGACGGCGACCCCTATGACGAGGGGTATTCGCCGCCGGAACGTCCACTCGCGACTCGCGACTGGGGCACCACCGCCTCCGAAGAAGCCACCGGGGAAAGCTGGGCGGGCCGGCTGGCCCGCGAACTCCCGGAGATCCGCGCGACCGACGGCGACGGCCTCGGCGACACGGACGACACCGACGGCGAACTGGTCGACGACGAGGTCGGCGACTTCCGCGCGGGCCGCCTGGTCGCCTCCAACGCGGGATTCGGCCCCGACACCGAGGCCGAGCTGTATGCCTCGGACATCGGCATTGACGGGGGAGCGGCGTCGGCCGAGGAAGCCGCCGTGCACGTCGTCAATCCGCGGGATCTGTGACCCATAGCGGGCGCACTTTCTCTGTGAGCCAGCGGCCGGGAGCGCGGCGTATGACTAGTCGGCCGGATCCCCGGTCCAGACTGACGCCGGAAGCACATACGGCCGGAGCAGCTTGACCAGCTCCGCGTCCCCGTCGCCGTGCAGGGTTTCCTCGGTCAGCCGCCGGGCGACCCCGGCCAGGAAATCGGCGATCTGGACCCGCGGCTCGGACCTCGAGTCGACGAACTGCCACCGCGGCACCGGGTCGAGCAGCTGGGCGAGCCGGGCCTGGGTGAGGGACGGCTGCTCGTCGTGGATGACGTTTTCCGGCCGCCAGAACGCGATCGTGTCGGCGAGGGCGGGCATCAACGGATCGAGCGGCGGGATGAGCCCCGGGTCGGCGACGAGTTTGTCGCGCAGGGCGGTCACATGCGGGCGGGCCGCGACCAAATCGCCGAGAACGTCCGTCTGCGCGAAGAATTCGTCGGGAGTGGTCGCAGGAAGGCGGCGGTTCGAGGTGCGCAACAGGCCGGTGAACGAGCGCAGGAATTCAGTCCAGCGTCGAAAGCCGTGCAGGCGCGGACCGTCCTGGTGCAGGGCGCGAGCG
Encoded here:
- a CDS encoding VanZ family protein, which encodes MTQWSGPTLIAVFAGFGLAFVLVVPYVAVSYRKRGELGLLRAIAAPAFLVYCFALVTYTLLPLPDVDAAYCATHESLRHPVWNPLQFLEDMKQFNTGLLDNPALRQVLFNVAFFVPWGVFLRRLFGRSIGFAIVSGFFVSLAIETTQLTGVWFLMECPYRLFDTGDLLSNTVGAGVGALLAPVLRRSGRLRPADEPRPVLARRRLLGMVLDLISVTLVGVVLSMIALAVQYVTKGTLQNNTLIDDVLGRWVPTAVLLLLVPLVGNGATPGQRAVMLTVVRADGRPPSVLQTIVRFLIGSGGYFILVGLDSGWTSLWLLAHLVFMVFTRGHRGLTGLVCRLSVVDTRAVVREPVAPPG
- a CDS encoding DUF5709 domain-containing protein, translated to MDDDIEDNADTGVLDPEDTLEDGDPYDEGYSPPERPLATRDWGTTASEEATGESWAGRLARELPEIRATDGDGLGDTDDTDGELVDDEVGDFRAGRLVASNAGFGPDTEAELYASDIGIDGGAASAEEAAVHVVNPRDL
- a CDS encoding DUF3800 domain-containing protein, coding for MRPQTIACDESGSEGVNLIGANTAVFAHAAVRLEPAEAAECVARLRELIGSPALEYKANHLLRAKNRAALEWLLTEPLADAARVLLADKALFLAGKIVDLLVDQTPYPECLRRRPDSRARALHQDGPRLHGFRRWTEFLRSFTGLLRTSNRRLPATTPDEFFAQTDVLGDLVAARPHVTALRDKLVADPGLIPPLDPLMPALADTIAFWRPENVIHDEQPSLTQARLAQLLDPVPRWQFVDSRSEPRVQIADFLAGVARRLTEETLHGDGDAELVKLLRPYVLPASVWTGDPAD